A portion of the Bacteroidota bacterium genome contains these proteins:
- a CDS encoding class I SAM-dependent methyltransferase encodes MLALTTLEPPQEAPLSGDAAATGPTHVNIGAGASYLPGFANVDIADHAEISLNLSTDPLPFETSSVDVVYSAHTLEHVDDYLFALSEIHRVLRHGGQFFLEVPYVTLTKYNLVNPYHKHHFNEFSFDFFHVDKLKGSAVEENPVLFEKVFHVFHPQGGFRFVPPPLSGWCRAHLFNTTRAISFGLLAIKSPHRRIEVTAAQRRAMRNELFRLGASRVHYQWVDGTRVAPPPRDRVALRALKARLWK; translated from the coding sequence ATGCTTGCGCTGACGACCCTAGAGCCTCCCCAAGAGGCACCGCTTTCTGGCGACGCCGCCGCGACTGGCCCCACGCACGTCAACATCGGAGCAGGGGCGAGCTATCTCCCTGGCTTCGCCAACGTGGACATCGCCGACCACGCGGAGATCTCCCTGAACCTGAGCACCGACCCGCTCCCGTTCGAGACCAGTTCCGTGGACGTGGTCTATTCGGCGCACACCCTGGAGCACGTCGACGACTACCTGTTCGCGCTCTCCGAGATACACCGCGTGCTGCGGCACGGCGGGCAGTTCTTCCTCGAAGTTCCCTACGTCACGCTGACGAAGTACAACCTCGTCAACCCCTATCACAAGCACCACTTCAACGAATTCTCGTTCGACTTCTTCCATGTCGACAAGCTGAAGGGGTCGGCCGTGGAGGAAAACCCGGTGCTCTTTGAGAAGGTGTTCCACGTGTTTCACCCGCAGGGGGGCTTTCGCTTTGTGCCGCCGCCGCTCAGCGGGTGGTGCCGGGCGCACCTGTTCAACACCACGCGCGCGATCAGCTTCGGGCTGCTGGCAATCAAGTCGCCCCACCGCCGCATCGAGGTCACCGCTGCCCAGCGCCGCGCGATGCGGAACGAGTTGTTCCGGCTCGGGGCGTCCCGCGTTCACTACCAGTGGGTAGACGGCACCAGGGTCGCGCCGCCCCCGCGAGACCGGGTCGCGCTGCGGGCTCTCAAAGCGCGGCTGTGGAAATGA
- the rfbD gene encoding dTDP-4-dehydrorhamnose reductase encodes MRVLIPGANGQVGRELVARAAQHDIEAMGLTRADLDLNDAKAVRAVVQAHQPDAVVNAAAYTAVDRAESEPDLAFAVNRDGPAALAAACADLGIPLVHFSTDYVFDGAKPEPYVEGDPAAPLGVYGQSKWEGEEAVRAALDRHLILRVSWVFSRHGGNFVKTMLRLGREREALRIVADQHGGPTPASAIADAALVTLRQASERNDDWGTYHFCGAPFTTWHGFAEAIFAEARRHEPLAVRDVAPIPASAYPTPAARPANSRMEAARLAHTFGIAPADWRAVLAEVIAALQPPASDEAPG; translated from the coding sequence ATGCGTGTCCTCATCCCCGGCGCTAACGGCCAGGTCGGCCGCGAACTCGTCGCCCGCGCGGCGCAGCACGACATCGAGGCCATGGGTCTGACGCGCGCCGACCTCGACCTCAACGACGCGAAGGCCGTGCGCGCCGTCGTGCAGGCACACCAGCCCGACGCCGTCGTCAACGCGGCGGCCTACACGGCCGTGGATCGCGCCGAGTCGGAGCCAGACCTCGCCTTCGCCGTCAACCGAGACGGCCCTGCGGCACTGGCCGCAGCGTGCGCCGACCTCGGCATCCCCCTCGTTCACTTTTCGACGGACTACGTGTTCGACGGGGCGAAGCCGGAGCCGTATGTCGAAGGCGATCCGGCGGCACCGCTCGGCGTCTACGGCCAGAGCAAGTGGGAGGGGGAGGAGGCCGTCCGCGCGGCGCTCGACCGGCACCTTATCCTCCGGGTGAGTTGGGTCTTCTCGCGGCACGGCGGCAACTTCGTCAAGACGATGCTGCGGCTGGGGCGCGAGCGTGAGGCCCTGCGCATCGTCGCCGACCAGCACGGCGGTCCGACGCCGGCCTCCGCTATCGCCGACGCGGCCCTGGTGACGCTCCGGCAGGCTTCCGAGCGGAACGACGACTGGGGCACCTACCACTTCTGCGGGGCGCCGTTCACGACCTGGCACGGCTTCGCGGAGGCCATCTTCGCCGAAGCGCGTCGTCACGAGCCGCTCGCTGTTCGCGACGTGGCTCCGATTCCAGCGTCGGCCTACCCGACGCCGGCGGCGCGGCCGGCCAACTCGCGGATGGAGGCGGCGCGCCTCGCGCACACGTTCGGCATTGCGCCTGCCGACTGGCGCGCGGTGCTGGCTGAGGTCATAGCCGCGTTGCAGCCTCCCGCATCGGACGAGGCACCTGGCTGA
- the rfbC gene encoding dTDP-4-dehydrorhamnose 3,5-epimerase, producing MNRIETNLPGVLIVEPRVFGDARGFFLETFNAERYEEAGIPYRFVQDNHSRSRRGVLRGLHFQKQHPQGKLVSVSRGAVYDVAVDVRPGSPTFGHWTGTELSEDNHRQLWVPPGFAHGFCVLSEVADFQYKCTDYYHPEDEGGVLWDDPALGIDWPFAEPTLSKKDQALKPLAQLTLAELPAESVGDGVR from the coding sequence ATGAACAGGATCGAGACCAACCTCCCCGGCGTGTTGATCGTCGAGCCGCGCGTGTTCGGCGACGCCCGCGGGTTCTTCCTGGAGACGTTCAACGCCGAGCGGTACGAGGAGGCGGGCATCCCGTATCGCTTCGTGCAGGACAACCACTCGCGCTCGCGGCGCGGCGTGCTCCGCGGGCTGCACTTCCAGAAACAGCATCCCCAGGGCAAGCTCGTCTCCGTGTCCCGCGGCGCCGTGTATGATGTGGCGGTGGACGTGCGCCCCGGCTCGCCCACGTTCGGCCACTGGACGGGCACCGAGTTGTCGGAAGACAACCACCGGCAGCTGTGGGTCCCGCCGGGCTTCGCGCACGGCTTCTGCGTGCTCAGCGAGGTCGCCGACTTCCAGTACAAGTGCACGGACTACTACCACCCCGAGGACGAGGGCGGTGTGCTCTGGGACGACCCCGCGCTTGGCATCGACTGGCCGTTCGCAGAGCCGACGCTCTCAAAGAAGGACCAGGCGCTCAAGCCGCTCGCGCAACTGACGCTGGCCGAGTTGCCCGCCGAGTCCGTTGGCGATGGCGTCCGCTAG